Proteins encoded together in one Salvelinus fontinalis isolate EN_2023a chromosome 6, ASM2944872v1, whole genome shotgun sequence window:
- the LOC129856868 gene encoding adhesive plaque matrix protein-like — MTCIMERDIGANCQEKSGSGRLNHSCYEFTLSYYLHLPLILSPPTSHIISTYPSYYLHLPLILSPPTSHIISTYLSYYLHLPLILSPPTSHIISTYLSYYIHLPLIISTYLSYYLHLPLILSLPTSHIISTYLSYYLHLPLILSPPTSHIISTYPSYYLHLPLILSPPTPHIISTYLSYYLHLPLILSPPTSHIISTYPSYYLHLPLILSPPTSHIISTYLSYYLHLSLILSPPTPHIISTYPSFYLPIPLILSPPTSHIISPYPSYYLHLPLILSPPTSHIISPYPSYYLHLPLILSSPTSHIISTYPSYYLHLPLLLSPHTSHIISTYLSYYLPLPLILSPPASHIISTYLSYYHPLPLILSPPTSHIISTYPSYYLRLPLILSTPTSHIISTYPSYYLHLPLILSPPTPHIISTYPSYYLHLPLILSPPTPHIISTYLSYYLHLPLILSPPTPHIISTYLSYYLHLPLILSPPTPHIISTYPSYYHHLPLILSPPTPHIISTYPSYYLHLPLILSPPTPHIISTYLSYYLHLPLILYPPTSHIISTYPSYYIHLPLILSPPTPHIISTYLSYYLHLPLILSPRTPYIIFTYLSYYLHLPLILSPPIPHIIITYPSY; from the coding sequence ATGACATGCATAATGGAGCGAGACATCGGAGCCAACTGTCAGGAAAAATCAGGCTCTGGGAGATTAAATCATTCATGCTATGAATTTACACTTTCATATTATCTCCACCTACCCCTCATATTATCTCCACCTACCTCTCATATTATATCCACCTACCCCTCATATTATCTCCACCTACCTCTCATATTATCTCCACCTACCTCTCATATTATCTCCACCTACCTCTCATATTATCTTCACCTACCCCTCATATTATCTCCACCTACCTCTCATATTATCTCCACCTACCTCTCATATTATATCCACCTACCCCTCATTATCTCCACCTACCTCTCATATTATCTCCACCTACCTCTTATATTATCTCTACCTACCTCTCACATTATCTCCACCTACCTCTCATATTATCTACACCTACCTCTCATATTATCTCCACCTACCTCTCATATTATCTCCACCTACCCCTCATATTATCTCCACCTACCCCTCATATTATCTCCACCTACCCCTCATATTATCTCCACCTACCTCTCATATTATCTCCACCTACCTCTCATATTATCTCCACCTACCTCTCATATTATCTCCACCTACCCCTCATATTATCTCCACCTACCTCTCATATTATCTCCACCTACCTCTCATATTATCTCCACCTACCTCTCATATTATCTCCACCTATCCCTCATATTATCTCCACCTACCCCTCATATTATCTCCACCTACCCCTCCTTTTATCTCCCCATACCTCTCATATTATCTCCACCTACCTCTCATATTATCTCCCCCTACCCCTCATACTATCTCCACCTGCCTCTCATATTATCTCCACCTACCTCTCATATTATCTCCCCCTACCCCTCATATTATCTCCACCTACCTCTCATATTATCATCACCTACCTCTCATATTATCTCCACCTACCCCTCATATTATCTCCACCTACCCCTCCTTTTATCTCCCCATACCTCTCATATTATCTCCACCTACCTCTCATATTATCTCCCCCTACCCCTCATATTATCTCCACCTGCCTCTCATATTATCTCCACCTACCTCTCATATTATCATCCCCTACCCCTAATATTATCTCCACCTACCTCTCATATTATCTCCACCTACCCCTCATATTATCTCCGCCTACCCCTCATATTATCTACACCTACCTCTCATATTATCTCCACCTACCCCTCATATTATCTCCACCTACCCCTCATATTATCTCCACCTACCCCTCATATTATCTCCACCTACCCCTCATATTATCTCCACCTACCTCTCATATTATCTCCACCTACCCCTCATATTATCTCCACCTACCTCTCATATTATCTCCACCTACCCCTCATATTATCTCCACCTACCCCTCATATTATCTCCACCTACCTCTCATATTATCTCCACCTACCCCTCATATTATCTCCACCTACCCCTCATATTATCTCCACCTACCCCTCATATTATCATCACCTACCTCTCATATTATCTCCGCCTACCCCTCATATTATCTCCACCTACCCCTCATATTATCTCCACCTACCTCTCATATTATCTCCACCTACCCCTCATATTATATCCACCTACCTCTCATATTATCTCCACCTACCCCTCATATTATATCCACCTACCTCTCATATTATCTCCACCTACCCCTCATATTATATCCACCTACCCCTCATATTATCTCCACCTACCCCTCATATTATATCCACCTACCTCTCATATTATCTCCACCTACCTCTCATATTATCTCCACGTACCCCTTATATTATCTTCACCTACCTCTCATATTATCTCCACCTACCTCTCATATTATCTCCACCTATCCCTCATATTATCATCACCTACCCCTCATATTAA